The Lutibacter sp. A64 genome segment AAAGAGGTGTTTATCAAGATAGAGATATAAATATTATTGCATCTAAAAAGGTTACACCTTCAGAAAGTGATTTTTTATTACCAATTCCAAGTGCTGAAACGGCAAAGAATCCTTTGTTATTAGAAGAACCTGTAGCATTTGAATTTTAAAAACTTATAAAATTATGAATACAAATAAAATAAAATATATAAAGTATTTATTCATTTTTCTTGCAAGTACATTTGTATTTACTGCTTGTGATGATAATGATGATATGCTAGAACCTGTAATTTCGGGAATATATTCATCGGATACAGGTTTGGGTGTAAATAAAGCATATCCAGGAGACGTTGTAATGGCGGAAGGCGAAGACCTTCAAAATGTAAAAACTATATTTTTTGATGATAAGGTTGAAGTTTTATTCAATCCAGTATTTAATTCAAATTTAGCAATATCATTTACAGTACCTTTTGATGAAGCAAAAGGAAGTAGGTTTGGAAATCAGACAATTACATTTACAAAAGAAGATGGAACGTTATTTCAATCAAATTTTAAAATTTTACAACCAACACCTTTTATAGCAAATTTTAACCCAGAAAGACCAACTGTTGGAAATCAAGTAGAAGTGAATGGAGAGTGGTTTTACAATGTGTTGGATGTTATTTATCAAGGAGAATCAATGGAATTTAATGTAGTTTCTTCAGAACAAATTACGTTTACAATTCCTGCAGATTTAACTCAAGGAGGTGAATTAGAAATTATAACCGAAGGTGGCTCTATAACAAAAGAATTAGATATTTATTTAGGGTTTGAAGAGTTGTTAGTCACTGATTTTGATGGTGGAGGTTTACGACCAAATAATAACTGGGTTACTTATGGAGATTTTAATACGTTTGAATATAAAAACGCAGGTGGAATTTCAGGAAATTATGCTGAACTTACTTGGGCAGGTGCAACAGCAAATGGTTACAATGGTTGTCAGTCAGATGCAGGAGCATTAATGATGGAAGAATCAAATCCAGAAAAAGTTGTGTTTTTAATGGATGTAAATGCAAATGGAGCTATTGGAACAAGTGTAGATGTTTTTATTGTTGATACTGATGGTGTAAACTGGGCATTTAATTACGTAATATCTTCTGATGGATGGCAAACAATTGAAGGTTTAGTTTCAGATTTTGGTAAAAACTATGATCCTTCTAATCAAAGTAATGGTGATGCAAATCCAGCTGCTTTAAATCAAGTTAAAGTTAGTATTAATCAAAACGCTGCAACACCAAATCCATCTATAGTTCAATTTGATAATATAAGATGGCAAGTATACGAAACAGTTCAACCATCAAAATTACCTCCTACAGGACCACAAAATATTTTGTTAAATAGTGATTTAGAATTAGGCGATGGCGATAATTTTGAAAACTGGGGAATGTGGAATGGAGCAGATAGAATGTTTGCTGAAACTACAGAAATATACAGTGGAGCAAGAGCATTAAAAGTTGTAAATCCTGCAGCAGGAAATTCTTGGGATGCACAATTTGTAAGTGACCCAGTAGAGATTGAGGTTGATAAAGAGTACACTGCTTCAATGTGGATTAAAGGTGAAGCTGTAACTGTTCGTTTTTCAACAAATGCTGCAACAGGAGCTTTATACGGTCCCGATTTTACAGTAACATCAGATTGGCAACAAGTTACTTGGGATTTTGTAGCAAATGATGCTTCAACAAGGTTAGTATTAGATATGGGAGTTTCTCAAGGTACATTTTATGTAGATGGTATTGAACTTAAAGAAAAAATATAATTCAGTAATAAAATAATTGAGTTAAACTAGGGTTGCTTATTCCATTAGAGCAACCCTTAAAATAGAAAATAATGAAAATAAAATTTATAC includes the following:
- a CDS encoding carbohydrate binding domain-containing protein, whose translation is MNTNKIKYIKYLFIFLASTFVFTACDDNDDMLEPVISGIYSSDTGLGVNKAYPGDVVMAEGEDLQNVKTIFFDDKVEVLFNPVFNSNLAISFTVPFDEAKGSRFGNQTITFTKEDGTLFQSNFKILQPTPFIANFNPERPTVGNQVEVNGEWFYNVLDVIYQGESMEFNVVSSEQITFTIPADLTQGGELEIITEGGSITKELDIYLGFEELLVTDFDGGGLRPNNNWVTYGDFNTFEYKNAGGISGNYAELTWAGATANGYNGCQSDAGALMMEESNPEKVVFLMDVNANGAIGTSVDVFIVDTDGVNWAFNYVISSDGWQTIEGLVSDFGKNYDPSNQSNGDANPAALNQVKVSINQNAATPNPSIVQFDNIRWQVYETVQPSKLPPTGPQNILLNSDLELGDGDNFENWGMWNGADRMFAETTEIYSGARALKVVNPAAGNSWDAQFVSDPVEIEVDKEYTASMWIKGEAVTVRFSTNAATGALYGPDFTVTSDWQQVTWDFVANDASTRLVLDMGVSQGTFYVDGIELKEKI